A single genomic interval of Stieleria maiorica harbors:
- a CDS encoding aldo/keto reductase: MQKRPLGNTGLELSVLGFGASSIGAEFRPIDVSEALRCVNVALDRGMNYIDTAAYYGRGMSEIMLGRVLPQLPRDSYYLSTKLGRFAPQHFDFSARRVAESIDISLERMQLDHLDTVFCHDIEFVDLDQIVNETIPALQKEKEKGKVRFIGVSGYPMKIFHEMIRRSEMDVILTYNHYTLQNDMALSLIDPCRESGVGLINAAPFSARLLTDAPLPSWHKATEEVRKVAKAAADHCRNAGSDIAKLALQYSAANESFASCVVGSANPDRVAGWCDWLEEPLDENLVAEVKEILKPIHNWVYVEGRPENNDG, translated from the coding sequence ATGCAAAAACGCCCCTTGGGAAACACCGGCTTGGAACTGTCCGTCCTCGGATTCGGGGCCTCGTCCATCGGAGCCGAATTCCGCCCGATCGATGTTTCGGAGGCGCTGCGCTGTGTCAACGTGGCGCTCGACCGCGGCATGAACTATATCGACACGGCCGCCTACTATGGCCGCGGGATGAGCGAGATCATGCTCGGCCGCGTGCTGCCGCAACTGCCGCGCGATTCCTATTACCTGAGCACCAAGCTGGGACGATTTGCCCCCCAGCACTTTGACTTTTCCGCGCGTCGGGTTGCCGAAAGCATCGACATTTCGCTCGAACGGATGCAACTGGACCACCTGGACACGGTGTTCTGTCACGACATCGAATTCGTGGATCTGGATCAGATCGTCAACGAAACGATTCCCGCCCTGCAGAAAGAAAAGGAAAAGGGCAAGGTGCGGTTCATCGGCGTCAGCGGTTACCCGATGAAGATCTTTCACGAGATGATCCGCCGCAGCGAGATGGACGTGATCCTGACCTACAACCATTACACGCTGCAAAACGACATGGCGCTCAGTTTGATCGATCCGTGTCGCGAGTCCGGCGTCGGACTGATCAACGCCGCTCCGTTTTCAGCACGCTTGTTGACCGACGCGCCCTTGCCGTCGTGGCACAAGGCGACCGAAGAGGTCCGCAAAGTCGCCAAGGCGGCCGCCGATCACTGTCGCAACGCCGGCAGCGACATCGCGAAACTTGCACTGCAGTATTCCGCCGCCAACGAATCGTTCGCCAGTTGTGTCGTCGGATCGGCCAACCCCGACCGCGTCGCCGGTTGGTGCGACTGGCTGGAAGAACCGCTCGATGAAAACCTGGTCGCCGAGGTCAAGGAAATCCTCAAGCCGATTCACAACTGGGTCTATGTCGAAGGACGGCCCGAGAATAATGACGGGTGA
- a CDS encoding ABC transporter permease subunit/CPBP intramembrane protease, with translation MSDSSKAIRQKAATAGKPRLAAVWLIYLREMRDQLRDRRTLFTIAVLPIMLYPLVGMLLLQIAQFTRQNPTSVCVVGTENIEDAPPLFEGESFAPHLIEQPEALELLTYRWDELSGDRPVREKANQWVKTGAFDLVVLIPPAFKEIGLMGDLVGTDFKSPHSDDQAKTDIELLFNVGSDQSVVAKGRVAGVLAAWRGEWIKERLSGVGIDAELLLPFEWSDQNIAPQRTREAAFWSKLLPFIMLVWAMTGAFYPAVDLVAGEKERGTLETLLCSPALRSEIVWGKLGAVASFSMLTALLNAGSMLVTSSLVFQHMGVGGAGGSLGAPPLVPMLWLFVALVPLSCLFSALALAVAAMAQSSKEGQYYLMPLMMVTLPLVMLPMLPGTTLNIGTSLIPVSGMFLLVRALVEGQYGTALFYVPMVATVTGCCLWLAARWARRQFEDESVLFGGGEQWELGMWVRHLWRDRQLAATPAQAYACGAIILVTLFFARLTITEMPQDLTGIAKLVMMPQVLIVFPALVMATMMTKSIRQSLRIRMPHWTTLPLAVLFGVTLHPSYVMLSKMINHVYPVSEQTAAAMKPFAEQIASAPWATVVLLMALLPAICEELAFRGFIFGGLVREKGKLRAVVLTAIMFGISHGVLQQSIAASVMGIALGWITLRTGSIIPCILIHFTNNALSVSLERITESGWAGASVFLTQTDLGPSYQPFWTLISMGIATTCLLYFGTVSPATDESESEFIGSHHDYVDPTASLASA, from the coding sequence ATGAGCGATTCGTCCAAGGCGATTCGGCAAAAGGCCGCGACGGCAGGAAAGCCGCGTTTGGCCGCGGTCTGGCTGATCTATCTGCGTGAAATGCGCGACCAGCTGCGCGACCGTCGCACGCTGTTCACGATCGCCGTGCTGCCGATCATGCTGTACCCGCTGGTCGGCATGCTGTTGTTACAGATCGCGCAATTCACGCGTCAAAATCCGACGTCGGTCTGTGTCGTCGGCACCGAAAACATCGAAGACGCACCGCCGCTGTTTGAAGGCGAATCGTTCGCCCCACATTTGATCGAACAACCCGAGGCCTTGGAGCTGTTGACGTATCGGTGGGACGAACTTTCCGGGGATCGACCGGTTCGCGAAAAGGCGAACCAGTGGGTCAAGACCGGCGCGTTCGACTTGGTCGTGTTGATTCCGCCCGCCTTCAAAGAGATCGGTTTGATGGGCGACTTGGTCGGCACCGACTTTAAGTCGCCCCACAGCGATGACCAGGCCAAGACCGACATCGAACTGCTGTTCAACGTGGGCAGCGACCAATCGGTCGTCGCCAAAGGCCGCGTGGCCGGCGTCTTGGCCGCCTGGCGTGGCGAGTGGATCAAAGAACGTCTTTCGGGGGTCGGCATCGATGCCGAACTGTTGCTGCCGTTCGAGTGGTCCGATCAGAACATCGCACCGCAGCGGACGCGTGAGGCGGCGTTCTGGAGCAAATTGCTGCCGTTCATCATGTTGGTCTGGGCGATGACCGGCGCGTTCTACCCGGCCGTCGATTTGGTCGCCGGAGAAAAGGAACGCGGGACGCTGGAAACCTTGCTGTGCAGCCCGGCGCTGCGGAGCGAAATCGTCTGGGGAAAACTCGGCGCGGTCGCTTCGTTCAGCATGCTCACAGCGCTGCTGAATGCCGGAAGCATGCTCGTGACCAGTTCCCTGGTGTTCCAACACATGGGCGTCGGCGGCGCCGGCGGCTCGTTGGGCGCGCCGCCCCTGGTGCCGATGCTGTGGCTGTTCGTCGCCCTGGTCCCACTGTCGTGTTTGTTTAGCGCGTTGGCGCTGGCGGTCGCGGCGATGGCGCAAAGCAGTAAAGAGGGACAGTACTACTTGATGCCGCTGATGATGGTGACCTTGCCGCTGGTGATGTTGCCGATGCTGCCCGGCACGACGCTCAATATCGGGACCAGCCTGATCCCCGTTTCCGGGATGTTCCTGTTGGTCCGAGCCCTGGTCGAAGGCCAATACGGCACGGCGTTGTTTTATGTGCCGATGGTGGCGACGGTCACCGGATGCTGCTTGTGGCTGGCGGCCCGCTGGGCCCGTCGCCAGTTCGAAGACGAATCCGTGTTGTTCGGTGGCGGCGAACAATGGGAATTGGGCATGTGGGTGCGTCACTTGTGGCGTGACCGCCAACTCGCCGCGACACCCGCGCAAGCCTATGCCTGTGGCGCGATCATCCTGGTCACCCTGTTCTTCGCCCGATTGACCATCACCGAGATGCCACAAGACTTAACGGGCATTGCCAAGCTGGTGATGATGCCACAAGTGTTGATCGTGTTTCCGGCACTGGTCATGGCGACGATGATGACCAAATCGATTCGGCAAAGCCTCCGTATCCGCATGCCACACTGGACCACGTTGCCATTGGCGGTCCTGTTCGGCGTCACGTTGCACCCCAGCTACGTGATGCTGTCCAAGATGATCAATCACGTCTATCCGGTCAGCGAGCAGACGGCAGCGGCGATGAAACCGTTCGCCGAGCAGATCGCATCGGCCCCCTGGGCGACCGTCGTGCTGCTGATGGCGTTGTTGCCGGCGATCTGTGAAGAACTGGCCTTTCGCGGATTCATCTTCGGCGGGCTGGTCCGCGAGAAAGGCAAACTTCGCGCGGTCGTGTTGACCGCCATCATGTTCGGAATCTCACACGGCGTTCTGCAGCAATCGATCGCCGCATCGGTGATGGGCATCGCACTCGGGTGGATCACGCTGCGAACCGGCAGTATCATCCCTTGCATCCTGATCCACTTCACCAACAACGCACTGTCGGTGTCGCTGGAGCGGATCACCGAAAGCGGCTGGGCGGGCGCGTCGGTGTTCCTGACCCAGACCGACCTGGGGCCGTCGTATCAGCCATTTTGGACGCTGATCAGCATGGGGATCGCCACGACGTGCCTGCTGTACTTCGGCACCGTCTCACCGGCGACCGATGAAAGCGAATCGGAATTCATCGGTTCGCACCACGACTACGTCGATCCGACGGCGTCGCTGGCCTCGGCCTAG
- the ilvC gene encoding ketol-acid reductoisomerase, with translation MAATIYYDNDADLSHLKGKTVAILGYGSQGHAQAQNLRDSGINVIIGQRPGSANYDLAVSHGFEPKSIADATKEADVINILLPDEVQADVYRESILPNLSKGNVLMCSHGFNIHFGQIAPPEGIDTLLVAPKGPGHLVRSEYEKGGGVPALIALGEGASETTKQIGLAYAKGIGGTRGGVIETSFMEETETDLFGEQVVLCGGVSELVKAGFETLVEAGYQPEMAYFECMHELKLIVDLLYQGGLSYMRYSISNTAEYGDYVTGPRIITDETKAEMKRVLEEIQNGTFARNWILENRGGAAFFKATRRREREHGVEQIGRGLRKMMSWIDEKEVS, from the coding sequence ATGGCAGCCACAATCTACTACGACAACGACGCCGATCTTTCGCACCTCAAAGGCAAAACGGTGGCGATCCTCGGCTACGGATCCCAAGGCCACGCCCAAGCACAAAACCTGCGCGACAGCGGCATCAACGTGATCATCGGACAACGCCCCGGTTCGGCCAACTATGACCTGGCCGTCTCCCACGGCTTTGAACCCAAGTCGATCGCCGATGCGACCAAAGAAGCCGATGTGATCAACATCCTGCTGCCCGATGAAGTCCAGGCGGACGTCTATCGCGAATCCATCCTGCCCAACCTGTCCAAGGGCAACGTGCTGATGTGTTCGCACGGGTTCAACATCCACTTCGGCCAAATCGCGCCCCCGGAAGGGATCGACACGCTGTTGGTCGCCCCCAAAGGCCCGGGCCACCTGGTTCGCAGCGAGTACGAAAAGGGCGGCGGCGTTCCGGCGTTGATCGCACTCGGCGAAGGTGCCTCGGAAACCACCAAACAGATCGGTTTGGCCTATGCCAAGGGCATCGGCGGGACCCGCGGTGGCGTCATCGAAACCTCGTTCATGGAAGAAACCGAAACCGACCTGTTCGGTGAGCAGGTGGTGCTGTGCGGCGGCGTCAGCGAATTGGTCAAGGCAGGGTTCGAAACGTTGGTCGAAGCCGGCTACCAGCCCGAAATGGCTTACTTCGAGTGCATGCACGAACTGAAGCTGATCGTCGATTTGTTGTACCAGGGCGGTTTGAGCTACATGCGTTACAGCATCAGCAACACCGCCGAGTACGGCGATTACGTCACCGGCCCCCGCATCATCACCGACGAAACCAAGGCCGAAATGAAACGCGTCTTGGAAGAGATCCAGAACGGCACCTTCGCCCGAAACTGGATCCTGGAAAACCGCGGTGGAGCGGCGTTCTTCAAAGCCACCCGCCGTCGCGAACGAGAGCACGGTGTGGAACAGATCGGTCGCGGATTGCGGAAAATGATGTCCTGGATCGACGAAAAAGAAGTCTCCTGA
- a CDS encoding cysteine hydrolase family protein: MSRALLVIDVQREYFDGALPVTHPAGHLECILDVMDRAAEAKVPTVVIRHHQADPESPIFRKDSEMWQLHDEVNARPRDVLIDKQLPGSFTGTNLDQWLKENGIDTVSIAGYMTHMCCDTTARQAFHRGYKVEFLRDATGTLTVENEAGKATAEELQQSILVAQQMFISEVISSDVWKQRVE, from the coding sequence ATGTCGCGAGCGTTATTGGTGATCGATGTCCAGCGGGAATACTTCGACGGAGCGCTCCCGGTCACACATCCGGCCGGCCACCTGGAGTGCATCCTGGACGTGATGGACCGCGCGGCCGAAGCCAAGGTGCCCACGGTGGTCATTCGCCACCATCAAGCCGATCCCGAGTCACCGATCTTTCGCAAGGATTCCGAGATGTGGCAGCTACACGACGAAGTCAACGCGCGTCCACGCGATGTGTTGATCGACAAGCAGTTGCCGGGATCGTTTACCGGGACGAATTTGGATCAATGGTTGAAGGAAAACGGAATCGATACCGTCAGCATCGCCGGTTACATGACCCACATGTGTTGCGACACGACCGCCCGCCAAGCCTTTCACCGCGGTTACAAGGTCGAGTTTTTGCGTGACGCAACGGGGACGTTGACCGTCGAAAATGAAGCCGGCAAGGCGACCGCCGAAGAGCTGCAGCAATCGATCCTGGTCGCCCAACAGATGTTCATCAGCGAAGTGATCAGCAGCGACGTTTGGAAGCAACGCGTGGAGTGA
- a CDS encoding ATP-binding cassette domain-containing protein: MIHVQHLTKTYEDLQRGRFVAVDGISFSVQRGEIFGLLGPNGAGKTTVLRMLSTVLEPTDGIATVAGYDVVRDSAEVRRNIGFVSNNTAIYDRMTAWEMVEYFGRLHGMRSAHLNDRLEDLFDQLRMNDFRNVPGGKMSTGMKQKVSIARAMIHDPPVLVFDEATLGLDVLVARNLLGVIRSLREAGKCLIFSTHIMSEVERLCDRIAIMYCGKILDSGTLEELRDRHREDDFEELFFGLLSQHEHEMRLSGRNEPASLADQAAGEQLV, translated from the coding sequence ATGATCCACGTTCAACATCTGACCAAGACGTACGAGGATCTCCAACGGGGACGCTTCGTGGCGGTGGACGGCATCTCGTTTTCCGTTCAGCGGGGCGAGATCTTTGGGCTGTTGGGCCCCAACGGGGCCGGCAAGACCACGGTGCTGCGGATGCTCAGTACGGTGCTCGAACCCACCGACGGGATCGCCACGGTCGCCGGATATGACGTCGTCCGCGACTCGGCCGAGGTCCGTCGAAACATCGGCTTCGTCAGCAACAACACGGCGATCTATGACCGCATGACGGCGTGGGAGATGGTGGAGTACTTTGGGCGTCTTCACGGAATGCGATCGGCCCATTTGAACGACCGTCTGGAAGACCTGTTTGATCAGTTGCGGATGAACGACTTTCGCAACGTCCCCGGCGGCAAGATGTCGACGGGCATGAAGCAGAAGGTCTCGATCGCCAGGGCCATGATTCACGACCCGCCGGTGCTGGTATTTGACGAGGCGACGTTGGGCTTGGATGTGCTGGTCGCCCGCAATCTGTTGGGCGTGATCCGCTCGCTCCGCGAGGCCGGCAAGTGCCTGATCTTTTCAACGCACATCATGAGCGAAGTCGAACGGCTGTGTGATCGGATTGCGATCATGTATTGCGGCAAGATTCTCGACAGCGGCACACTGGAGGAACTCCGTGACCGCCATCGCGAAGACGATTTTGAAGAGCTGTTCTTTGGGCTGCTCAGCCAACACGAACACGAGATGCGGCTCAGCGGGCGAAACGAACCCGCCTCGCTGGCCGACCAAGCGGCGGGAGAACAATTGGTATGA
- a CDS encoding IS4 family transposase — protein MVSQWVIDELETVDLGDKRRNERLAEVLSAMAGLPSKSIPAAVGAGHNETTAAYRLFDNDAICFEDILAPHIDACYKRLAEQEVVILAHDTTELDLTKPNTQVEGAGPLDGSSRYGELLHPLMAFTPTGTPLGTVAAELWTREEGPSKADDRKKVPIEEKESLRWLENHREAQLIASEHPETQVVCVADSEADIFEVIECNSDSPKNFWWIIRSCYDRSIVDQHGRPSGNLHEKLAASKVRYTKAITIRSHQPKLACDKRARNQPREARQCELEVRATTLTLKNPYRPDRHLRPTKVNAIWAHEIDPPEGDTPISWLLLTNMPISNKEEIELVLSYYCIRWLIEVFFRTLKSGTRIEAKRFEKIERFERCLAVSMILAWRTFYSVRIGRECPDVSCEAVFVADEWQPVYKIVTGEDPPKKPPTLKEIVRMIARLGGYIDRPRHDEPGTDTVMRGMERLYDISSCWRSFGPNATRSGE, from the coding sequence ATGGTGAGCCAATGGGTGATTGACGAATTAGAAACGGTGGATCTTGGCGACAAGAGACGAAATGAACGACTTGCCGAAGTGCTCTCCGCCATGGCTGGTTTGCCGAGCAAGAGCATTCCTGCTGCAGTCGGCGCAGGACACAACGAAACAACGGCAGCCTACCGACTTTTTGATAACGATGCGATCTGCTTTGAGGACATTTTAGCGCCCCATATAGATGCCTGCTATAAGCGTCTTGCTGAGCAAGAAGTTGTCATCTTGGCTCACGATACGACGGAACTGGATTTGACGAAACCTAACACGCAAGTAGAAGGGGCCGGTCCGCTAGATGGCAGTTCACGCTACGGCGAGTTGCTTCACCCGCTGATGGCGTTCACTCCCACCGGCACGCCCTTAGGAACCGTTGCAGCGGAACTTTGGACTCGCGAGGAAGGTCCGTCAAAAGCCGATGATCGAAAGAAAGTGCCGATTGAAGAGAAGGAGTCTCTGCGATGGCTTGAAAACCACCGCGAAGCACAGTTAATCGCTAGCGAGCACCCCGAAACGCAAGTTGTCTGCGTGGCTGACAGCGAAGCGGACATCTTTGAAGTCATCGAGTGTAATTCCGATTCTCCAAAGAACTTTTGGTGGATTATTCGCAGTTGCTATGACCGTTCGATCGTTGATCAGCACGGTCGGCCATCAGGAAATCTGCATGAAAAACTCGCCGCGAGCAAAGTACGCTACACCAAAGCGATAACGATTCGTTCGCACCAACCCAAGTTAGCCTGTGACAAACGAGCACGCAATCAACCGCGAGAGGCACGCCAATGCGAACTCGAGGTGCGTGCAACGACGCTGACACTGAAGAACCCCTATCGGCCCGATCGACACCTACGGCCCACGAAAGTCAACGCGATTTGGGCTCACGAGATCGATCCGCCTGAAGGGGATACGCCTATCAGTTGGCTGTTGCTGACCAATATGCCGATTTCGAACAAGGAAGAGATTGAGCTGGTGTTGTCTTACTACTGCATTCGCTGGTTGATCGAAGTATTCTTCCGAACTCTCAAATCAGGCACTCGCATCGAAGCAAAGCGGTTTGAAAAGATCGAACGATTCGAGCGTTGTCTCGCTGTTTCGATGATCTTGGCGTGGCGAACGTTCTACAGCGTGCGGATCGGTCGCGAATGTCCAGACGTCAGCTGTGAAGCAGTATTCGTAGCCGACGAATGGCAGCCGGTATACAAGATCGTCACCGGGGAAGATCCGCCAAAGAAACCACCGACGTTGAAGGAGATCGTCCGCATGATCGCTCGGCTTGGCGGCTACATCGACCGACCACGACATGACGAGCCTGGCACCGATACGGTCATGCGCGGCATGGAACGACTCTACGACATCAGTAGTTGTTGGCGAAGCTTTGGTCCAAATGCAACCAGATCAGGGGAATGA
- a CDS encoding OprO/OprP family phosphate-selective porin — MKKTLGVRTRRFSLALALATCFGTAATGADDNLFGMPSDDSAPIYRTATLNSADAGALIESEPSASDAVDSGGTVPLKDYEKLLGRVGDLESSWEKYQDKLKSEADEKKKKPTFKLNGRVHLDNWNFLDSDAGINQLETGNPADDPEDRWDFRRIRMEFSGDVPGNMEWRMQIDFNNPSSAEMKDVYFGFNELPHNQVLLIGNQKRPIGLDHLNSSRHNVFAERPLAVETFNEDARRLGVCMYGFTEDESIHWRYGAFLLENISTDGRYRGDFDEAGLYGRLSASPWCDDISGGRGYWHCAIAGSVNQTDGDGQLDLDQNANEARFRTRPEARSDSRWWDTGRILGAEGYQQLAFESMLNIGALQITGEYFTTWMQRDALGGFNGSDLTFHGGYLFAHYFLTGEHIPLSRATGTISRVKPFENFFVVDRCTGGTGRGWGALGVGLRADYLDLSDSDIRGGQGYTVTAGMNWYWTAYSKIQANLVMGEIENAGQGRSAVPLAAGIDGDFSILGFRYMIDF, encoded by the coding sequence ATGAAAAAGACTCTTGGTGTGCGCACGCGGCGCTTTTCGCTCGCGCTTGCGCTGGCGACGTGCTTTGGCACTGCGGCGACAGGCGCCGACGACAATCTGTTTGGCATGCCGAGCGACGACTCGGCGCCGATTTATCGTACGGCGACGCTGAACTCAGCCGATGCTGGTGCACTGATCGAGTCCGAACCCTCGGCTTCGGACGCCGTCGATTCCGGCGGAACCGTTCCGCTGAAAGACTATGAAAAACTGCTCGGGCGGGTCGGCGATTTGGAATCGTCTTGGGAGAAGTACCAGGACAAGCTGAAGAGCGAAGCCGACGAAAAGAAGAAGAAGCCGACGTTCAAACTGAACGGACGGGTTCACCTGGACAACTGGAATTTCCTCGACAGCGATGCCGGCATCAACCAACTGGAGACGGGCAACCCTGCGGACGATCCCGAGGACCGCTGGGACTTTCGTCGCATTCGGATGGAGTTTTCGGGCGACGTCCCCGGAAACATGGAATGGCGAATGCAGATCGACTTCAACAATCCCAGCTCGGCGGAAATGAAGGACGTCTACTTCGGATTCAACGAGTTGCCGCACAACCAAGTGCTGTTGATCGGGAATCAAAAACGTCCCATCGGTTTGGACCACCTTAATAGCAGCCGTCACAACGTATTCGCCGAACGACCGTTGGCGGTCGAAACGTTCAACGAAGACGCTCGTCGGCTCGGTGTCTGCATGTACGGCTTTACCGAGGACGAATCGATCCACTGGCGCTACGGTGCGTTCTTGTTGGAAAACATCAGTACCGACGGACGTTACCGCGGCGACTTTGACGAGGCGGGGCTGTACGGCCGACTGTCGGCCAGTCCCTGGTGTGACGACATCAGCGGCGGACGCGGCTACTGGCACTGTGCGATCGCCGGGTCGGTCAACCAAACCGACGGCGACGGCCAGTTGGATCTGGACCAAAACGCCAACGAAGCACGTTTCCGCACCCGGCCGGAGGCGCGAAGCGATTCACGTTGGTGGGACACCGGTCGGATCCTCGGCGCCGAAGGCTATCAACAACTCGCCTTCGAATCGATGTTAAACATCGGTGCGCTCCAGATCACCGGTGAGTACTTCACCACGTGGATGCAACGTGACGCATTGGGTGGATTCAACGGCAGCGACCTGACGTTCCACGGCGGATACCTGTTCGCGCACTACTTCCTGACCGGTGAGCATATCCCACTCTCGAGAGCGACCGGAACGATCAGTCGCGTCAAGCCGTTCGAGAACTTCTTCGTCGTCGACCGCTGCACCGGCGGAACCGGCAGGGGCTGGGGGGCGCTGGGCGTCGGTCTGCGTGCCGATTACTTGGACCTGTCCGACTCCGATATCCGCGGCGGGCAAGGGTACACCGTCACGGCCGGGATGAACTGGTACTGGACCGCGTACTCCAAGATTCAAGCCAATTTGGTGATGGGCGAAATCGAAAACGCCGGACAAGGTCGTTCGGCCGTGCCGCTGGCCGCCGGTATCGACGGCGACTTCAGCATTCTCGGTTTCCGCTACATGATCGACTTCTAA
- a CDS encoding sugar phosphate isomerase/epimerase family protein → MKSCITISLVEEARGGPFVLWDGLEKSIAFAGELGYDAVEIFAPSVESLNLDSLGNLLDGAGVRLAALGTGAGWVKHRLQLADPDPKKRADARAFVRTIIDAAGGFGAMAIIGSMQGRSEGDVDSKTALAYLAEALEDGGQHASQYNVPLIYEPLNRYETNQCCTVAQGVDLLRSLSTSNVRLLCDLFHMGIEETDIADALVTGGDLVGHIHFVDSNRRPVGYGHMQYGRIIEALRTIGYRGYLCAEAFPWPDPHEAARQTMRAFRYWTQSE, encoded by the coding sequence ATGAAATCTTGCATCACCATTTCGTTGGTCGAAGAAGCTCGTGGCGGTCCGTTCGTCCTGTGGGACGGTCTGGAGAAATCGATCGCGTTTGCGGGGGAGCTCGGCTATGACGCAGTCGAAATCTTTGCCCCGTCGGTCGAATCGCTGAATTTGGATTCGCTGGGCAATCTGCTGGACGGCGCCGGCGTGCGTCTGGCCGCGCTGGGAACCGGCGCGGGTTGGGTCAAACATCGGTTGCAGCTGGCTGATCCGGATCCGAAGAAACGCGCCGATGCCCGCGCGTTCGTGCGAACCATCATCGACGCGGCCGGAGGATTTGGCGCGATGGCGATCATCGGTTCGATGCAGGGACGCAGCGAGGGAGACGTCGATTCTAAAACCGCCTTGGCGTATCTGGCCGAGGCCCTGGAGGACGGCGGCCAGCACGCCAGCCAGTACAACGTGCCGTTGATTTACGAGCCGCTGAATCGCTACGAAACCAATCAGTGCTGTACCGTCGCCCAGGGCGTGGATCTGTTGCGTTCGCTGTCGACTTCCAACGTGCGGCTGCTGTGCGACCTGTTTCACATGGGGATCGAAGAAACCGACATCGCCGATGCGTTGGTGACCGGAGGCGATTTGGTCGGCCACATCCACTTCGTCGACAGCAACCGCCGTCCGGTCGGCTACGGCCACATGCAATACGGACGGATCATCGAGGCGTTGCGGACGATCGGCTACCGAGGTTACTTGTGCGCCGAAGCGTTCCCTTGGCCCGATCCCCACGAAGCCGCTCGCCAAACCATGCGGGCGTTCCGATACTGGACGCAGTCGGAGTGA
- the ilvN gene encoding acetolactate synthase small subunit, with the protein MPSPTQRHVLSALVQNVPGVLAHISGMLASRGFNIDSLAVGETENKTLSRMTFVVVGDDRVLEQVRKQLEKIVTVVRVIDVSSRDFVERDLLLLKVQAPSGPKRAEIRELVDIFRGRIVDVGPDELMIEISGRENKVQAFIERVRPYGITELVRTGRVAMVRSDSDVSIADETTQASA; encoded by the coding sequence ATGCCCAGCCCCACTCAGCGACACGTTCTCTCCGCTCTGGTCCAGAACGTTCCCGGGGTACTCGCCCACATTTCTGGGATGCTTGCCTCGCGTGGCTTCAACATCGACTCGCTCGCAGTCGGTGAAACCGAAAACAAGACGCTCTCTCGCATGACTTTCGTCGTCGTCGGTGACGACCGAGTCCTGGAGCAGGTACGCAAGCAGCTGGAGAAGATTGTCACGGTCGTACGCGTCATCGACGTCAGCAGCCGAGACTTCGTCGAACGCGACTTGTTGCTGTTGAAGGTCCAAGCACCTTCGGGGCCCAAGCGGGCGGAGATTCGTGAGTTGGTCGATATCTTCCGCGGCCGCATCGTCGATGTCGGTCCGGACGAATTGATGATCGAAATCAGCGGTCGCGAAAACAAGGTCCAGGCGTTCATCGAACGCGTTCGGCCCTACGGCATCACCGAACTGGTCCGCACCGGTCGGGTCGCAATGGTCCGCAGCGATTCGGACGTTTCGATCGCAGACGAAACGACCCAGGCGAGCGCCTAG